A window of Mycolicibacterium fluoranthenivorans contains these coding sequences:
- a CDS encoding crotonase/enoyl-CoA hydratase family protein: MTSPVSYSVNESVATIALDDGKVNALSPDMLAAINAGLDQAESDIAAGTVKAVVLAGNSRVLSAGFELSVFASGDPAAGLGMLTAGFELSVRVLSFPAPIVIAATGHAIAMGSFLLLSGDHRVGSAKGRCQANEVAIGMTLPIAAIEIMRMRLTRAAFFRAVSVAATFTGDAAIAGGWLDEIVEHDDVLARAQAVATEYAATLHLKAHVASKLKARASAIEAIRAGIDGLAEEFALTTK, encoded by the coding sequence ATGACGAGCCCGGTGAGTTACTCGGTGAACGAATCCGTCGCGACGATCGCTCTCGACGACGGCAAGGTCAATGCCCTGTCCCCCGACATGCTGGCGGCCATCAACGCCGGACTGGACCAGGCCGAGTCGGATATCGCCGCCGGTACCGTGAAAGCCGTCGTCCTGGCCGGTAATTCGCGAGTGCTCAGCGCGGGATTCGAGCTGAGTGTGTTCGCCTCCGGCGATCCCGCTGCCGGGCTGGGCATGCTGACCGCCGGATTCGAATTGTCGGTGCGCGTCTTGAGTTTCCCGGCCCCGATCGTGATCGCGGCCACCGGGCACGCCATCGCGATGGGCTCCTTCCTGCTTCTCAGTGGCGATCATCGGGTGGGTTCGGCGAAGGGCCGGTGCCAGGCCAACGAGGTGGCCATCGGGATGACGTTGCCGATCGCGGCCATCGAGATCATGCGGATGCGGCTGACCCGTGCCGCGTTCTTCCGCGCGGTGTCGGTGGCGGCGACGTTCACCGGGGACGCCGCGATCGCGGGTGGCTGGCTCGACGAGATCGTCGAACACGACGACGTGCTGGCCCGCGCCCAGGCGGTGGCAACCGAATATGCCGCGACCCTGCACCTGAAGGCCCATGTGGCGAGCAAGCTCAAGGCACGCGCATCGGCCATCGAGGCGATCCGAGCGGGAATCGACGGGCTGGCCGAGGAATTCGCTCTCACCACGAAGTGA
- a CDS encoding T6SS phospholipase effector Tle1-like catalytic domain-containing protein has product MTNIVLCFGQGAHSGRTDLTGLLAQLDDTQLIWSHDLPLRRRNAADEARAAITEGYRHLLTHWHPGDQIFAFGAGRGAACAQALSRLLGTIGVLDGELIDYVLATYAVPRTPRTDQDWRDLAAVAAGLTSHPDVGIPVRFLGLWDTTRTPGTAGPVEVVEGRHAMAIDGGPPLQHVDGVEEVWFRGTHRSIVGDAVVLDWILDGATRAGLRIRTEPAALPVPRREPRARGVRRVPHAAAVHASVEMHLRAHPRYWRRLPAEVVWADTDWPARTERLIRADTLRPLTAPALATAS; this is encoded by the coding sequence GTGACAAATATCGTGCTGTGCTTCGGCCAAGGGGCACATTCCGGTCGTACCGACCTCACCGGCCTGCTCGCACAACTCGACGACACCCAGCTGATCTGGTCTCACGACCTCCCGCTGCGCCGCCGCAACGCCGCCGATGAAGCGCGCGCCGCCATCACCGAGGGCTATCGGCATCTACTGACGCACTGGCACCCGGGCGACCAGATCTTCGCCTTCGGGGCCGGCCGCGGCGCGGCCTGCGCCCAGGCCTTGAGCAGACTGCTCGGCACCATCGGCGTGCTCGACGGCGAACTCATCGACTACGTGCTCGCCACCTATGCGGTCCCGCGTACACCGCGCACCGACCAGGACTGGCGGGACCTCGCCGCCGTTGCCGCCGGGCTGACCTCCCACCCCGATGTCGGCATACCCGTGCGGTTCCTCGGCCTGTGGGATACCACCCGGACACCGGGCACCGCCGGACCGGTCGAGGTGGTCGAGGGCCGGCACGCCATGGCCATCGACGGCGGACCACCGCTGCAGCACGTCGACGGTGTCGAGGAAGTCTGGTTTCGCGGAACGCACCGCAGCATCGTCGGTGACGCCGTCGTCCTGGACTGGATCCTCGACGGAGCCACCCGCGCCGGATTGCGGATCCGCACCGAACCGGCGGCCCTCCCGGTCCCCCGGCGTGAACCGCGCGCCCGCGGCGTACGGCGGGTGCCGCACGCCGCGGCGGTGCACGCCAGCGTCGAGATGCACCTGCGCGCCCATCCGAGGTACTGGCGCCGACTGCCCGCCGAAGTCGTGTGGGCCGACACCGACTGGCCGGCCCGCACCGAACGCCTGATCCGGGCCGACACGCTGCGCCCCCTGACCGCCCCGGCACTCGCCACCGCCAGCTAG
- a CDS encoding DUF2510 domain-containing protein, which yields MTTPPTPAGWYPDPDGTGGQRYWDGTAWTEHLTPAQAPPAPPVPPAPAEPSAPQEPTSWPSELPPWPDVEMPSWEQAASEQPTAVVNIPQPEQPTPDGSPSEPESDADTPESAEEAPENPEPPTALEPDTTVVKLPEPPTTVVPTYTPASFYDEPAAAQFAEPAAAAPGPTAPAAGNANLLKSYVGGVGVLLIALIAVLVFALVIHKPEPSQLSLPGATSTPTTSSSAETSTEASSPSATESAPAAPAAGSAVDGDVTFTQNGIDIGPTVVAPDNDQLTKTATGEFIVVHLTLANTGQAPATFVADQQVLTADGQTYTPDTEATFYLGGASTVVYPNEPVDVAIAFDVPPGSVPGSLQVHGDVSSAGAVLPLS from the coding sequence ATGACGACACCGCCGACCCCGGCCGGCTGGTATCCCGACCCTGACGGCACGGGTGGTCAACGGTATTGGGATGGCACGGCGTGGACCGAGCATCTGACCCCCGCTCAGGCGCCACCGGCGCCTCCCGTTCCCCCGGCTCCCGCAGAACCTTCCGCGCCGCAGGAGCCGACATCCTGGCCGTCCGAGTTGCCGCCGTGGCCCGATGTCGAGATGCCGTCCTGGGAGCAGGCGGCCAGCGAGCAGCCCACCGCCGTCGTGAACATCCCGCAGCCCGAGCAGCCGACACCCGACGGGTCACCGTCTGAGCCGGAATCCGATGCGGACACCCCGGAGTCGGCCGAGGAAGCACCCGAGAACCCTGAGCCGCCCACCGCGCTCGAGCCGGATACCACCGTGGTGAAGCTGCCCGAACCGCCTACCACGGTGGTCCCCACCTACACCCCGGCGTCGTTCTACGACGAGCCGGCGGCGGCCCAGTTCGCCGAGCCGGCAGCCGCAGCACCGGGGCCCACCGCGCCGGCCGCAGGAAACGCGAACCTGCTCAAGAGCTACGTCGGCGGCGTCGGCGTCCTGCTCATCGCGCTGATCGCGGTGCTCGTGTTCGCCCTGGTCATCCACAAGCCCGAGCCCAGCCAGCTGAGCCTGCCGGGGGCGACGTCCACCCCGACCACTTCGTCCTCGGCCGAGACGTCCACCGAGGCCTCAAGTCCGTCGGCGACCGAATCCGCGCCCGCGGCACCCGCGGCGGGTAGCGCGGTCGACGGTGATGTCACGTTCACCCAGAACGGCATCGATATCGGCCCGACCGTCGTCGCACCGGACAACGACCAGCTGACCAAGACCGCCACGGGTGAATTCATCGTGGTGCATCTGACCTTGGCCAACACCGGTCAGGCGCCGGCGACGTTCGTCGCCGACCAACAGGTGCTCACCGCGGACGGCCAGACCTATACCCCGGACACCGAGGCCACCTTCTACCTCGGCGGTGCGTCGACCGTGGTGTACCCCAACGAACCCGTCGATGTCGCCATCGCGTTCGATGTCCCGCCTGGCAGCGTGCCCGGCTCCCTGCAGGTGCACGGCGACGTGTCCAGCGCCGGCGCCGTACTGCCGCTGAGTTAG
- a CDS encoding MBL fold metallo-hydrolase translates to MSEDRLYFRQLLSGRDFAAGDPIAEQMRNFAYLIGDRETGDTVVVDPAYAAGDLVDTLEADGMHLSGVLVSHHHPDHVGGTMMGFTLKGVAELLERVSVPVHVNAHEAEWVSRVTGIAPSELTPHQHGDKVAIGDIEIELLHTPGHTPGSQCFLLDGRLVAGDTLFLEGCGRTDFPGGDVDAMFRSLQALAQLPGDPTVFPGHWYSAEPNASLSSVKQSNYVYRASNLDQWRMLMGG, encoded by the coding sequence ATGTCCGAAGACCGCCTGTACTTCCGTCAGCTGTTGTCCGGCCGCGATTTCGCCGCAGGCGATCCGATCGCCGAACAGATGCGCAACTTCGCCTACCTGATCGGCGACCGCGAGACCGGCGACACCGTGGTCGTCGACCCCGCGTACGCCGCAGGCGACCTGGTGGACACCCTGGAAGCGGACGGCATGCACCTGTCGGGCGTGCTGGTGTCCCATCACCACCCCGACCACGTCGGCGGCACGATGATGGGGTTCACGCTGAAGGGAGTGGCCGAACTCCTGGAGCGGGTCAGCGTGCCGGTGCACGTCAATGCCCATGAGGCGGAATGGGTTTCGCGCGTCACCGGTATCGCGCCCAGCGAACTGACCCCGCACCAGCACGGTGACAAGGTGGCGATCGGCGATATCGAGATCGAACTGCTACACACGCCAGGGCACACCCCGGGCAGTCAGTGCTTCCTGCTCGACGGGCGACTGGTGGCCGGGGATACCTTGTTCCTGGAGGGGTGCGGGCGCACCGATTTCCCGGGCGGGGACGTCGATGCGATGTTCCGCAGCCTGCAGGCACTTGCCCAGTTGCCCGGCGACCCGACCGTGTTTCCCGGACACTGGTATTCGGCTGAGCCGAATGCATCGTTGTCTTCGGTCAAGCAGTCGAACTACGTCTACCGGGCGAGCAATCTCGACCAGTGGCGCATGCTGATGGGCGGCTGA
- a CDS encoding RrF2 family transcriptional regulator, with protein sequence MHLTRFTDLGLRTMMLLAAAETDGRRITTRTIANGADASENHIAKAVSRLVELGMVNARRGRVGGLELAEAGRHASLGWLVRRLEGDAEVIDCAGGAHPCPLIPACRLRRVLAEAKEAFYRQLDGYTIDDLSGSTLLPLVSLPLTHPERTPR encoded by the coding sequence ATGCACCTCACCCGGTTCACCGACCTCGGACTGCGGACGATGATGCTGCTCGCCGCCGCGGAGACCGACGGCCGGCGAATCACCACCCGCACCATCGCGAACGGCGCCGACGCGTCGGAGAACCACATCGCCAAAGCCGTCTCGCGGCTCGTCGAGCTCGGCATGGTCAACGCCCGGCGCGGCCGCGTTGGTGGACTCGAACTCGCCGAGGCCGGCCGACACGCATCGCTGGGCTGGCTGGTCCGCCGCCTGGAGGGCGACGCCGAGGTGATCGACTGCGCCGGCGGCGCCCACCCCTGCCCGCTGATCCCCGCGTGCCGGCTGCGTCGAGTGCTCGCGGAGGCCAAAGAAGCCTTCTACCGCCAGCTCGACGGCTACACCATCGACGACCTGTCGGGCAGCACCCTGCTGCCCCTCGTTTCCCTTCCCTTGACCCACCCAGAAAGGACACCACGATGA
- a CDS encoding globin domain-containing protein, with protein sequence MTITTESTELDPVHAEIVTATLPLIGANIDTITQAFYRRLFDNHPQLLRNLFNRGNQAQGAQQRALAASIATFATHLVDPALPHPVELLSRIGHKHASLGIVAEQYPVVHDNLFAAIVEVLGADTVTAEVAAAWDQVFWIMANALIDLERSLYAQAGVRDGDVYRRAQVLARVDDPSGAVQVTVAPLTAGALPSTAGQYVSVGVTLPDGARQLRQYSLIDAGEHGELTFAVKPTGEVSTWIRDNLRVGDLLDVTVPFGDLPRPAPGAPLVLISAGIGITPMISILEALDPATRVVVLHADRSAQTHPLRERQRELVAALPDVTLDIWYEDATEGAHQGFLNLDEVELPAGAEVYLCGADGFVRAVRDQLAARGVERVHCELFSPNDWLL encoded by the coding sequence ATGACCATCACCACCGAGAGCACTGAACTGGACCCGGTTCACGCCGAGATCGTGACCGCCACGTTGCCGTTGATCGGCGCCAATATCGACACCATCACCCAGGCGTTCTACCGCCGGTTGTTCGACAACCACCCGCAGCTGCTGCGCAACCTGTTCAACCGCGGTAACCAAGCCCAGGGCGCGCAGCAGCGCGCGCTGGCGGCGTCGATCGCGACCTTCGCCACGCACCTTGTCGACCCTGCGCTGCCGCATCCAGTGGAGCTGCTGTCGCGGATCGGGCACAAGCACGCCTCGCTGGGCATCGTCGCCGAGCAGTACCCGGTGGTGCACGACAACCTGTTCGCGGCGATCGTGGAGGTGCTCGGCGCGGACACCGTCACCGCCGAGGTCGCGGCCGCCTGGGACCAGGTCTTCTGGATCATGGCCAACGCGCTGATCGACCTGGAGCGCTCGCTGTACGCCCAAGCCGGTGTGCGCGACGGAGACGTGTACCGGCGGGCTCAGGTGCTGGCCCGGGTGGACGATCCGTCCGGCGCGGTCCAGGTGACCGTCGCCCCGCTGACGGCCGGTGCGCTGCCGAGCACGGCGGGCCAGTACGTGTCCGTCGGTGTGACCCTTCCCGACGGCGCGCGCCAGCTGCGCCAGTACAGCCTGATCGACGCGGGCGAGCACGGGGAGCTCACGTTCGCGGTCAAGCCCACCGGTGAGGTGTCGACATGGATCCGGGACAACCTGCGCGTGGGCGACCTGCTCGACGTCACCGTGCCGTTCGGCGACCTGCCGCGCCCCGCTCCCGGTGCGCCGCTGGTGTTGATCTCGGCGGGCATCGGCATCACTCCGATGATCAGCATCCTGGAAGCGCTGGACCCGGCCACGCGTGTGGTCGTCCTGCACGCCGACCGCAGCGCCCAGACCCACCCGCTGCGGGAACGGCAACGTGAGCTGGTGGCCGCGTTGCCCGATGTCACCCTGGACATCTGGTACGAGGACGCCACCGAAGGCGCGCATCAGGGCTTCCTGAACCTCGACGAGGTGGAGCTGCCCGCCGGCGCCGAGGTCTACCTGTGTGGCGCCGACGGCTTCGTCCGGGCGGTGCGCGACCAGCTGGCCGCGCGCGGCGTCGAACGGGTGCACTGCGAGCTGTTCAGCCCCAACGACTGGCTGCTGTAA
- the rpmG gene encoding 50S ribosomal protein L33, which translates to MASSTDVRPKITLACEVCKHRNYITKKNRRNDPDRLELKKFCPNCGAHQPHKESR; encoded by the coding sequence GTGGCGTCGAGTACCGACGTACGGCCCAAGATCACCTTGGCCTGCGAGGTGTGCAAGCACCGTAACTACATCACGAAGAAGAACCGGCGCAACGACCCGGACCGGCTGGAGCTGAAGAAGTTCTGCCCCAACTGTGGCGCGCACCAGCCGCATAAAGAGTCGCGCTAA
- the hadA gene encoding (3R)-hydroxyacyl-ACP dehydratase subunit HadA: protein MALSSNIVGMHYRYPDVYEVGREKIREHAVAVKNDDAYFHDEAVAADLGHDSLPAPLTFICIFGYQAQYAFFDHANISVKDAQIVQVDQQLKFMAPIRAGDRLYCDVYVDSVRQAHGTDIIVTKNVISNDKGDVVQEAYTTLAGRAGDGEEGFSDGAA, encoded by the coding sequence GTGGCTCTGTCGTCGAACATCGTCGGGATGCACTATCGGTACCCCGACGTGTACGAGGTTGGCCGGGAGAAGATCCGCGAGCACGCCGTCGCCGTCAAGAACGACGATGCGTACTTCCACGATGAAGCTGTCGCCGCCGACCTCGGGCATGACTCACTGCCGGCGCCGCTGACCTTCATCTGCATCTTCGGCTACCAGGCGCAGTATGCGTTTTTCGATCATGCGAACATCAGCGTCAAAGATGCACAGATCGTGCAGGTCGACCAGCAATTGAAGTTCATGGCGCCGATCCGGGCGGGCGACAGGCTGTACTGCGATGTCTACGTAGATTCGGTTCGACAGGCACACGGCACGGACATCATCGTCACCAAGAACGTGATCAGTAATGACAAGGGTGACGTTGTCCAGGAGGCCTACACGACCCTTGCCGGTCGTGCAGGAGACGGAGAAGAGGGTTTTTCTGATGGCGCTGCGTGA
- the hadB gene encoding (3R)-hydroxyacyl-ACP dehydratase subunit HadB: protein MALREFSSVNVGDTLPEKVIPLTRQDLVNYAGVSGDLNPIHWDDEIAKQVGLDTAIAHGMLTMGLGGGYVTSWVGDPAAVTEYNVRFTAVVPVPNDGVGAEIVFNGRVKSVEPESKSVTIALSATTGGKKIFGRAIAIAKLA, encoded by the coding sequence ATGGCGCTGCGTGAGTTCAGTTCGGTCAACGTGGGTGACACCCTTCCGGAGAAGGTCATCCCGCTGACCCGACAGGACCTGGTGAACTACGCCGGTGTGTCCGGCGACCTGAACCCCATCCACTGGGACGATGAGATCGCCAAGCAGGTCGGCCTCGACACCGCGATTGCGCACGGCATGCTGACCATGGGCCTCGGCGGCGGTTATGTCACGTCCTGGGTCGGCGACCCGGCCGCCGTGACCGAGTACAACGTCCGGTTCACCGCGGTCGTCCCCGTGCCCAACGACGGTGTGGGCGCCGAGATCGTCTTCAACGGCCGGGTGAAATCGGTGGAACCCGAATCGAAGTCGGTGACGATCGCCCTCTCGGCGACCACCGGGGGAAAGAAGATCTTCGGCCGCGCCATCGCCATCGCGAAGCTGGCCTGA
- the hadC gene encoding (3R)-hydroxyacyl-ACP dehydratase subunit HadC, translated as MAIKADILGMVYKYPEVFVVGREQVKQFARAVKSDDPASQDEAAAAELGHDTLVAGPTFPSILALLVQQDFFRNVDVGMETMQIIQVDQRFVYHRPIKVGDRLHAHLEIKSVDERFGADIVVTRNILADDDGVIIMEAFTTLMGHEGDNSVSVQYDRETGQVRRSAVIES; from the coding sequence ATGGCCATCAAGGCTGACATCCTGGGGATGGTCTACAAGTACCCCGAGGTCTTCGTGGTGGGCCGTGAGCAGGTCAAGCAGTTCGCGCGGGCGGTGAAATCCGACGATCCGGCTTCGCAGGACGAGGCGGCCGCCGCCGAGCTGGGCCACGACACGCTGGTCGCAGGCCCGACGTTCCCGTCGATTCTCGCGCTGCTGGTGCAGCAGGACTTCTTCCGTAACGTGGATGTCGGCATGGAAACCATGCAGATCATCCAGGTGGATCAGCGGTTCGTGTATCACCGGCCGATCAAGGTGGGCGACCGGTTGCACGCTCATCTGGAGATCAAGTCGGTCGATGAGCGGTTCGGCGCCGATATCGTCGTGACCCGCAACATCCTCGCCGACGACGACGGCGTGATCATCATGGAGGCGTTCACCACCCTGATGGGCCACGAAGGCGACAATTCGGTGTCGGTGCAGTACGACCGCGAAACCGGTCAGGTGCGGCGCTCGGCGGTCATCGAGAGCTAG
- the secE gene encoding preprotein translocase subunit SecE, with protein MSDERDSAGSEGTEATGTEDAAGQTAVVTRPLRPTGKRTRRAAVAPVEDDEVSDTDTESADGTEGAEPTAKSTKTKAAKPAKKKSDAKRVNPFAFVWNYLKQVVAELRKVIWPNRKQMVSYTTVVLVFLAFMVALIGGVDVGLAKLVSIVFG; from the coding sequence GTGAGCGACGAGCGCGACAGTGCCGGCTCCGAAGGCACCGAAGCAACGGGCACCGAGGACGCGGCCGGCCAGACGGCCGTCGTGACCCGCCCGCTGCGCCCGACCGGTAAGCGGACGCGGCGTGCCGCGGTGGCCCCGGTTGAGGACGATGAGGTGTCCGATACCGACACCGAGTCCGCCGACGGCACCGAGGGCGCCGAACCGACTGCCAAGAGCACGAAGACCAAGGCGGCGAAGCCGGCCAAGAAGAAGAGCGACGCCAAGCGGGTCAACCCGTTCGCCTTCGTGTGGAACTACCTCAAGCAGGTCGTTGCCGAACTGCGCAAGGTCATCTGGCCGAACCGCAAGCAGATGGTCAGCTACACCACGGTGGTCCTGGTGTTCCTGGCATTCATGGTCGCGCTGATCGGCGGGGTCGACGTCGGGCTGGCGAAGCTCGTGTCGATCGTGTTCGGCTGA
- the nusG gene encoding transcription termination/antitermination protein NusG: MTSFDGDEQLDAETPSGDAVDVLDETLETAEGAEEGAEESETAETAETEAPVVEEAAEDEDVDPATALKKELRLKPGDWYVIHSYAGYENKVKANLETRVQNLDVGDYIFQVEVPTEEVTEIKNGQRKQVNRKVLPGYILVRMELNDESWGAVRNTPGVTGFVGATSRPSPLSLNDVVKFLLPQGAAKKAAAKSSSAASAASSEATLERPEILVDFEVGESVTVMDGPFATLPASISEVNAEQQKLKVLVSIFGRETPVELTFTQVAKI, encoded by the coding sequence GTGACTAGCTTCGACGGCGACGAACAGCTCGACGCCGAGACGCCTTCGGGTGATGCCGTCGACGTGCTCGACGAGACTCTGGAGACCGCCGAGGGCGCCGAAGAAGGCGCTGAAGAATCCGAGACTGCCGAAACTGCGGAAACCGAGGCTCCTGTCGTTGAGGAGGCCGCCGAGGACGAGGACGTCGATCCGGCGACCGCGCTCAAGAAGGAGCTGCGCCTCAAGCCGGGTGACTGGTACGTCATCCACAGCTACGCCGGTTACGAGAACAAGGTGAAGGCCAACCTCGAGACCCGCGTGCAGAACCTGGACGTCGGCGACTACATCTTCCAGGTCGAGGTGCCCACCGAAGAGGTCACCGAGATCAAGAACGGCCAGCGTAAGCAGGTCAACCGCAAGGTGCTGCCCGGCTACATCCTGGTGCGCATGGAACTGAACGACGAGTCGTGGGGCGCGGTGCGCAACACCCCGGGCGTCACCGGGTTCGTCGGTGCGACCTCGCGCCCGTCACCGCTGTCGCTCAACGACGTGGTCAAGTTCCTGCTGCCGCAGGGGGCGGCCAAGAAGGCTGCCGCGAAGAGCTCCTCCGCGGCATCGGCGGCCTCGTCTGAAGCCACGTTGGAACGGCCCGAGATCCTCGTCGATTTCGAGGTCGGCGAGTCCGTCACCGTCATGGACGGCCCGTTCGCGACGCTGCCGGCCTCGATCAGCGAGGTCAACGCCGAGCAGCAGAAGCTCAAGGTGCTGGTGTCGATCTTCGGCCGCGAGACACCTGTCGAGCTGACGTTCACCCAGGTCGCCAAGATTTAG
- the rplK gene encoding 50S ribosomal protein L11 produces the protein MAPKKKVAGLIKLQIQAGQANPAPPVGPALGQHGVNIMEFCKAYNAATESQRGNVIPVEITVYEDRSFTFALKTPPAARLLLKAAGVPKGSGEPHKTKVAKVTWDQVREIAETKKEDLNANDIDAAAKIIAGTARSMGITVE, from the coding sequence ATGGCCCCGAAGAAAAAGGTCGCCGGGCTCATCAAGCTCCAGATCCAGGCCGGGCAGGCCAACCCTGCTCCGCCGGTCGGTCCGGCGCTCGGTCAGCATGGCGTCAACATCATGGAGTTCTGCAAGGCGTACAACGCCGCGACCGAGTCGCAGCGCGGCAACGTCATCCCCGTGGAGATCACCGTCTACGAGGATCGCAGCTTCACCTTCGCCCTGAAGACCCCGCCCGCCGCTCGGCTGCTGCTCAAGGCTGCCGGTGTGCCGAAGGGTTCCGGCGAACCGCACAAGACCAAGGTCGCCAAGGTCACTTGGGATCAGGTGCGTGAGATCGCCGAGACCAAGAAGGAAGATCTCAACGCCAACGACATCGACGCTGCCGCGAAGATCATCGCCGGCACTGCCCGCTCCATGGGTATCACTGTCGAATAA
- the rplA gene encoding 50S ribosomal protein L1 → MSKNSKAYREAAEKVDRTNLYTPLQAARLAKETSSKKQDATVEVAIRLGVDPRKADQMVRGTVNLPHGTGKTARVAVFAVGEKAEQALAAGADVVGSDDLIEKIQGGFLDFDAAIATPDQMAKVGRIARVLGPRGLMPNPKTGTVTADVTKAVNDIKGGKINFRVDKQANLHFVIGKASFDETKLAENYGAALDEVLRAKPSSSKGRYLKKITVSTTTGPGIPVDPAVTRNFTEEQV, encoded by the coding sequence ATGAGCAAGAACAGCAAGGCATATCGCGAAGCCGCCGAGAAGGTGGATCGCACCAACCTCTACACCCCGCTGCAGGCCGCGCGTCTGGCCAAGGAGACCTCGTCCAAGAAGCAGGATGCGACCGTCGAGGTCGCCATCCGCCTGGGTGTCGATCCCCGCAAGGCCGACCAGATGGTCCGTGGCACCGTGAACCTTCCGCACGGCACCGGTAAGACCGCCCGTGTCGCGGTGTTCGCCGTGGGTGAGAAGGCCGAGCAGGCCCTGGCCGCCGGCGCGGACGTGGTGGGTAGCGATGACCTGATCGAGAAGATCCAGGGTGGGTTCCTGGATTTCGACGCCGCGATCGCCACGCCCGATCAGATGGCCAAGGTCGGTCGGATCGCCCGCGTGCTGGGCCCGCGCGGCCTGATGCCGAACCCCAAGACCGGCACCGTGACCGCTGATGTCACCAAGGCCGTCAACGACATCAAGGGCGGCAAGATCAACTTCCGTGTCGACAAGCAGGCCAACCTGCACTTCGTGATCGGCAAGGCGTCCTTCGACGAGACCAAGCTGGCGGAGAACTACGGTGCGGCGCTCGACGAGGTGCTGCGCGCCAAGCCGTCGTCCTCCAAGGGTCGCTACCTGAAGAAGATCACCGTCTCCACCACGACCGGCCCCGGCATCCCGGTGGACCCGGCCGTGACCCGGAACTTCACGGAGGAGCAGGTCTAA
- a CDS encoding RNA polymerase sigma factor yields MTNLDGVFRREWGPAVATLARWCGDLTLAEDAVQEAFTEALRAWADGPPDNPGGWLMTVARNRALDRIRRESSRPGKELAAMPIPTDDRPVHPVRDDELRMMFTCAHPALDRPSQLALTLRLISGLTVPEIARALMQSEAAVGQRITRAKNKIRHANIPLRVPPAELLGERTPHVLACVYSVFTEGYWSTGGPSAIRDDLCDEGVRLAGELCALMPTVADAHALAALTLLHDSRRATRVDAGGALLPLEEQDRSRWDRTRMARGLDRLTRASGAQGPYLPQAVIAAVHATAPNWAATDWPTICAAYDRLIAVADSPMARANHALALGFRDGFAVGLAALDRVADDPRLARSSVVASIRADLLRRSDRLTEAAHWYRIALDRSASDPAQDFLRRRLAECGG; encoded by the coding sequence ATGACCAACCTGGACGGCGTCTTCCGTCGCGAATGGGGTCCGGCGGTCGCGACACTGGCGCGCTGGTGCGGTGACCTCACCCTGGCAGAGGACGCCGTCCAGGAGGCCTTCACCGAAGCGCTGCGCGCCTGGGCCGACGGACCCCCGGACAACCCGGGCGGCTGGCTCATGACGGTCGCACGCAATCGCGCGCTGGACCGGATACGGCGCGAATCATCGCGCCCCGGAAAGGAACTCGCGGCGATGCCAATCCCAACCGATGACCGGCCGGTGCACCCGGTGCGCGATGACGAGCTGCGGATGATGTTCACCTGCGCACACCCCGCCCTGGACCGGCCGTCACAGCTGGCGCTGACCTTGCGCCTGATCTCCGGGCTGACGGTGCCAGAGATCGCCCGAGCACTCATGCAGTCCGAAGCCGCCGTCGGGCAACGGATCACCCGTGCCAAGAACAAGATCCGGCACGCCAACATCCCGCTGCGGGTCCCGCCGGCCGAGTTACTCGGCGAACGGACACCGCACGTGCTGGCCTGCGTGTACTCGGTGTTCACCGAGGGCTACTGGTCGACCGGCGGCCCCTCGGCCATCCGCGACGACCTCTGCGACGAGGGGGTCCGACTGGCCGGCGAACTGTGCGCCTTGATGCCCACGGTCGCGGATGCCCATGCCCTGGCGGCCCTGACCCTGCTGCACGACTCGCGGCGGGCCACCCGGGTCGATGCCGGCGGCGCCCTATTGCCGCTCGAGGAGCAGGACCGCAGCCGCTGGGACCGAACCCGGATGGCGCGCGGCCTGGACCGGCTGACCCGGGCGAGCGGCGCGCAGGGACCTTACCTGCCGCAAGCGGTGATCGCGGCCGTCCATGCCACGGCCCCGAACTGGGCGGCCACCGACTGGCCGACGATCTGCGCAGCCTACGATCGGCTCATCGCTGTCGCCGATTCACCGATGGCCCGGGCCAATCACGCGCTGGCACTGGGCTTTCGGGACGGTTTCGCCGTCGGGCTGGCGGCGCTGGACCGGGTGGCCGATGATCCGCGACTGGCGCGCTCGAGTGTCGTCGCCTCCATCCGGGCCGACCTGCTCCGGCGGTCCGACCGGCTGACCGAGGCAGCCCACTGGTACCGAATCGCCTTGGACCGCAGTGCATCCGATCCGGCGCAGGATTTCCTGCGCCGGCGCCTCGCCGAGTGTGGGGGCTGA